A genomic segment from Acidobacteriota bacterium encodes:
- a CDS encoding glycoside hydrolase family 43 protein, with protein MIQNPILRGFNPDPSIVRLGDDYYVATSTFEWFPGVQIHHSRDLVHWRLLSRPLNRPSQLNMLGDPDSCGVWAPCLTYDDGLFYLIYTDVKRYGRTSHLGAVGAGLRDMHNYLVTSPTIDGVWSDPVYLNSSGFDPSLFHDTNGRKYLVNMLWDHRPGKNRFGGIALQEYSPVECRLIGERHNIFTGTAIGFTEAPHLYKRNDYYYLITAEGGTGWGHTVTMARSRELLGPYELHPDTYILTARNRPDAELQRAGHADLVETQQGETYMVYLCGRPLKNRGRCTLGRETAIQRMIWGADGWLYTEDRDAFPQRETAAPKLPPHSFPPVPTREDFDSPTLPIEFQWLRSPWTDELFSLTARPGYLRLFGRESTGSLFRQALVARRQQSHCYSAATSLEFEPQHYQQQAGLICYYNGSKFHYLYISMDEVVGKHLCVMTCHPELPDMFTAPVPIITDVPVHLRVEVDYERLRFAFRLDSGEWQWLPEQFDASIVSDEAGPPTAANFTGAFVGMCCQDAAGTGHPADFDYFEYCEREFSAAP; from the coding sequence GTGGTTTCCCGGCGTGCAGATTCACCACTCCCGCGACCTCGTGCACTGGCGGTTGCTTTCGCGCCCCCTGAACCGTCCGAGTCAGTTGAATATGCTTGGTGACCCGGATTCCTGCGGCGTGTGGGCGCCCTGCCTGACATATGACGACGGGTTGTTCTATTTGATTTACACAGACGTCAAACGCTACGGGCGCACCTCACATCTGGGCGCAGTGGGCGCGGGCTTGCGCGACATGCACAACTACCTGGTGACCTCGCCGACAATTGATGGTGTGTGGTCCGACCCGGTCTATTTGAACAGCAGCGGTTTCGACCCGTCCTTGTTTCACGATACAAACGGGCGAAAATATCTGGTCAACATGCTCTGGGACCACAGGCCAGGCAAAAACCGGTTCGGCGGTATCGCGCTGCAAGAGTATTCGCCTGTAGAATGCCGGTTGATTGGCGAGCGGCACAACATCTTCACAGGAACAGCCATCGGCTTTACCGAAGCGCCGCACCTGTACAAGCGCAACGACTATTATTATCTCATCACAGCCGAAGGCGGTACGGGTTGGGGGCACACGGTGACGATGGCACGCTCGCGTGAGTTGCTGGGGCCGTATGAACTGCACCCGGATACTTATATCCTGACAGCGCGCAACCGCCCCGACGCGGAACTGCAACGCGCAGGGCATGCTGACCTTGTTGAGACGCAACAAGGCGAGACCTACATGGTCTATCTCTGTGGTCGCCCGCTGAAAAATCGCGGTCGCTGCACGCTCGGACGCGAAACGGCAATTCAACGCATGATATGGGGCGCGGACGGTTGGTTATACACAGAGGACCGCGACGCCTTTCCGCAGCGCGAAACGGCAGCGCCAAAGTTGCCGCCGCACTCATTCCCGCCCGTGCCAACGCGCGAAGATTTCGACAGCCCGACGCTTCCCATTGAATTTCAATGGCTGCGCTCGCCGTGGACTGATGAGTTGTTCAGCCTGACGGCGCGTCCCGGCTACTTGCGTCTGTTCGGGCGCGAGTCGACCGGCAGCCTGTTTCGCCAGGCGCTTGTCGCGCGGCGACAACAATCGCACTGCTACAGCGCCGCGACGTCCCTTGAGTTCGAGCCGCAACACTACCAGCAACAGGCCGGGCTGATCTGCTACTACAACGGCTCCAAGTTTCATTACCTGTATATTTCAATGGATGAGGTTGTCGGCAAACATCTTTGCGTGATGACCTGTCACCCTGAGTTGCCTGACATGTTCACTGCGCCGGTTCCTATCATTACGGATGTGCCCGTACACCTGCGGGTGGAGGTGGATTACGAGCGGTTGCGCTTCGCCTTTCGCTTGGATAGTGGCGAGTGGCAGTGGTTGCCGGAACAGTTCGACGCCAGCATCGTGTCCGATGAGGCAGGTCCGCCCACGGCTGCAAATTTCACCGGAGCGTTTGTCGGGATGTGCTGTCAGGATGCTGCGGGCACAGGGCACCCGGCTGATTTCGATTACTTTGAATATTGCGAGCGTGAATTCTCCGCCGCGCCTTAG